The Leucobacter sp. UCMA 4100 genome window below encodes:
- a CDS encoding mycothione reductase yields MSNFITADLAIIGTGSGNTLITPFWDDRTVVMAEKGVFGGTCINVGCIPTKMFVRPATLARTPEEASRLGVEVQVGKIDWPGMRDRIFGRIDAIAAGGRHYRAEELENVTLIEQAVTLDGTNGFVAPDGTRVEARQMVIAAGSRAALPDVEGIDLDGVHTSDTIMRLEALPERLVVVGGGYIACEFAGVFSGLGSAVTQVIRGPELLSQLDESIRGAFNEQAREHWNVVTEHPLERIERATDGTLIVHAGGERFEADAVLMATGRTPNTDLIGAREAKLDMHDDGRLIVDEYQRVVRGGTPVEGVYAIGDICSPHQLKHVANYEARIVMHNLENPTELQANEQLPVPAAIFSYPEIAMVGLTSQQATEQYGAEAVVTHTQRYGDTAYGWAMEDQSGLFTVIAERKSGLILGAHAMGYQASNLIQPVISAMSFGIPAHRFTRGQYWIHPALMEVTENAMLGVQPESTS; encoded by the coding sequence ATGAGCAACTTCATCACCGCAGATCTCGCGATTATTGGCACCGGTTCAGGCAACACCCTCATCACCCCGTTCTGGGATGACCGCACGGTAGTCATGGCCGAGAAGGGGGTGTTTGGTGGCACCTGCATCAACGTCGGCTGCATTCCGACCAAGATGTTCGTGCGGCCAGCGACGCTCGCGCGCACCCCAGAAGAGGCGTCAAGGCTCGGCGTTGAGGTGCAGGTCGGCAAGATCGACTGGCCAGGCATGCGCGACCGCATTTTCGGGCGTATCGACGCCATCGCTGCTGGCGGACGCCACTATCGCGCCGAGGAGCTTGAAAACGTGACGCTCATCGAGCAGGCCGTCACGCTCGACGGTACGAACGGTTTCGTCGCGCCCGACGGCACGCGAGTCGAAGCCAGGCAGATGGTTATCGCGGCTGGTTCACGGGCAGCGCTTCCTGACGTCGAGGGCATCGATCTCGACGGGGTGCACACCTCTGACACCATCATGCGACTCGAGGCGCTGCCAGAACGGCTCGTGGTCGTGGGCGGCGGCTATATCGCGTGCGAGTTTGCCGGCGTGTTCTCAGGGCTTGGCAGCGCTGTGACCCAGGTGATCCGCGGCCCAGAGCTGCTCAGCCAGCTTGACGAAAGCATTCGCGGGGCGTTCAACGAGCAGGCGCGCGAGCACTGGAACGTCGTGACTGAGCACCCCCTCGAACGCATCGAACGCGCAACCGACGGTACGCTCATCGTGCACGCGGGCGGCGAACGTTTCGAAGCTGACGCCGTGCTCATGGCGACCGGACGCACCCCAAACACCGACCTCATTGGTGCCCGTGAAGCAAAACTCGATATGCACGACGACGGCCGACTCATCGTCGATGAGTATCAGCGCGTCGTACGCGGTGGCACCCCCGTCGAGGGCGTGTACGCGATCGGCGACATCTGCTCACCGCACCAGCTCAAGCACGTGGCAAACTACGAGGCCCGCATCGTCATGCACAATCTTGAGAACCCCACTGAACTGCAAGCCAACGAGCAGCTGCCAGTACCCGCCGCGATCTTCAGCTACCCCGAGATCGCCATGGTCGGGCTCACCTCTCAGCAGGCCACCGAGCAATACGGTGCCGAAGCCGTGGTCACCCACACACAGCGATACGGCGATACGGCCTACGGCTGGGCGATGGAAGACCAGAGCGGCCTCTTCACCGTCATCGCAGAACGCAAAAGCGGCCTCATTCTCGGCGCCCACGCGATGGGATATCAGGCGTCAAACCTCATTCAGCCGGTGATCTCGGCAATGAGCTTCGGCATCCCGGCCCACCGCTTCACCCGTGGCCAGTACTGGATTCACCCAGCGCTCATGGAGGTCACCGAGAACGCAATGCTCGGTGTTCAGCCTGAAAGCACTTCGTAG
- a CDS encoding aminotransferase-like domain-containing protein, translating into MSSRSPWQPRLSEPSHGSVYERLAQAMRESIAARELAPGDRMPSHREIATHLGIATATVSKAFSRLIDEGHLSAVHGSGTFVSDFAQPSQRDAVIDLSMNVPPPNLGIGLLSRSLARIPQAFTGQSLARYTDVAGHERHREAFAHWLTWQGVQASRDTVLLSHGAQHAISLALLAASGPGATVCTEAVTYSGALTAMRLNRQIVQPIPVDRYGMLPAELDRALGAAVRTTQARPIVYVTPTLHNPTGATMSPARRAEIVRVCREHDAAIIEDDVYSLFRPRGTVPLQSLAPERTWYVNSFSKSLSPSLRLGVLVIPKGEGEQVRLGLEASTAAVSPIIAELVAGWIADGTVGNVGLAMRAEAEERLQVAKRLTGNHIERLPESGFHVWLPMVRASAQGVLVEAARAGVLVTAPSTLEVEHQPEHSGIRLCLGAASPEQLERALQTLATVLARTLPV; encoded by the coding sequence ATGTCGAGTCGATCACCGTGGCAGCCGCGTCTCTCAGAACCAAGCCATGGCAGTGTGTATGAGCGGCTCGCCCAGGCCATGCGCGAGAGCATCGCGGCGAGGGAGCTCGCACCGGGTGATCGCATGCCCTCGCACCGCGAGATCGCAACGCATCTCGGCATTGCGACAGCGACGGTTTCAAAGGCCTTCTCGAGACTCATTGACGAGGGGCACTTAAGCGCCGTGCACGGCAGCGGAACCTTCGTGAGTGACTTCGCCCAGCCTTCCCAGCGAGACGCGGTCATTGACCTCTCGATGAATGTCCCGCCGCCGAATCTCGGCATAGGGCTACTCTCACGAAGTCTCGCGCGCATTCCGCAGGCGTTCACGGGGCAGTCGCTCGCACGGTACACCGACGTCGCGGGGCATGAGCGCCACCGGGAGGCCTTTGCGCACTGGCTCACGTGGCAGGGCGTGCAGGCTTCACGCGACACGGTGCTGCTGAGTCACGGTGCGCAGCACGCCATTTCGCTCGCGCTCCTGGCGGCCTCGGGGCCCGGCGCAACCGTCTGCACCGAGGCGGTGACCTACTCGGGGGCGCTCACTGCGATGCGGCTCAATCGTCAGATTGTCCAGCCGATCCCCGTCGATCGGTACGGCATGCTCCCCGCCGAGCTCGACCGGGCGCTCGGGGCAGCCGTGCGCACCACGCAAGCCCGGCCGATCGTGTACGTCACCCCGACGCTGCATAACCCCACGGGCGCGACGATGAGCCCGGCGAGAAGAGCCGAGATCGTGCGGGTGTGCCGGGAGCACGATGCCGCGATTATCGAAGACGACGTCTACTCGCTCTTTCGCCCGCGTGGCACGGTGCCGCTACAGAGCCTCGCGCCAGAGCGCACCTGGTACGTCAACAGCTTTTCGAAGAGTCTGAGCCCGAGCCTCCGCCTCGGTGTGCTCGTCATTCCAAAGGGAGAAGGGGAGCAGGTTCGTCTGGGGCTCGAGGCCAGCACGGCCGCCGTGAGCCCCATCATCGCCGAGCTCGTTGCGGGGTGGATCGCCGACGGGACCGTCGGCAACGTTGGCCTCGCCATGAGAGCCGAGGCCGAAGAACGGTTGCAGGTCGCCAAGAGACTGACTGGGAACCATATCGAACGGTTGCCGGAATCGGGCTTTCACGTGTGGCTGCCGATGGTACGTGCGAGCGCCCAGGGGGTGCTCGTCGAGGCGGCCAGGGCGGGCGTGCTTGTCACCGCACCCAGCACGCTCGAAGTCGAGCACCAGCCAGAGCATTCAGGGATTCGCCTGTGCCTCGGGGCTGCTTCTCCTGAGCAACTCGAGCGGGCGCTCCAAACACTCGCCACGGTGCTTGCCCGAACTCTCCCGGTATAA
- a CDS encoding MFS transporter has translation MTHGTETMQAHITQGMRKARVALFIVFFAQGLGFGSLFARLPSIKERFDLSDTTLAILTLALPLLAGVATLVTGTVVQRLHSDIVLRIAIIAEFAALVIIGFADSFAMLIPAWVLMGVAFGTVDATMNMKGVALQTKYRRSIMVGFYAIYSAAGIVASLAAAGAAAAGLPLWVFFGVEALVLLPLLLMTGSSLVNTRIVAERRTESGENALAVKVPWLPVISIGVVLTSAYFIESSASSWGSVYVHDTLNSPESVAALAFGGYSAAMLIGRLSADWLIRSFGVKRVIQVCALVAFGGMVLVVIAPAAPVALIGFALAGGGLCVIAPLAFAAAGSLDTSGVAVARANSFTYVGFLLGAAIIGPVADMSSMRIAYLISVVLALVVVLSANNIARRIAPITD, from the coding sequence ATGACACACGGCACTGAGACCATGCAGGCCCATATCACGCAGGGAATGCGTAAGGCACGGGTTGCCCTCTTTATCGTCTTTTTTGCTCAGGGGCTTGGCTTCGGCTCGCTCTTTGCGCGCTTGCCGAGTATTAAGGAGCGCTTCGACCTCAGCGACACGACGCTCGCGATTTTGACGCTCGCGCTCCCGCTGCTCGCCGGTGTCGCCACACTCGTCACAGGGACGGTGGTGCAGCGATTGCACAGTGACATCGTGTTGCGCATCGCCATCATCGCCGAGTTTGCCGCCCTCGTCATTATCGGATTCGCCGATTCTTTCGCGATGCTCATTCCTGCCTGGGTGCTCATGGGCGTTGCTTTCGGCACGGTCGATGCAACGATGAACATGAAGGGCGTCGCACTCCAGACGAAATATCGGCGCAGTATCATGGTCGGCTTTTACGCGATCTATAGCGCAGCCGGTATTGTCGCCTCGCTCGCTGCTGCCGGTGCGGCCGCTGCTGGCCTTCCGCTCTGGGTGTTCTTCGGCGTCGAGGCGCTCGTGCTCTTGCCACTGTTGCTGATGACGGGTTCATCGCTCGTGAACACGAGAATCGTTGCCGAACGTCGCACTGAGTCGGGCGAGAACGCACTCGCCGTCAAGGTGCCCTGGCTTCCGGTTATCAGTATCGGTGTCGTCTTGACCTCGGCCTACTTCATTGAGTCGTCAGCCTCAAGCTGGGGGTCGGTATACGTGCACGACACCCTGAACTCGCCCGAGAGCGTCGCTGCACTCGCGTTTGGCGGGTATAGCGCGGCAATGCTTATCGGCAGGCTCAGCGCTGACTGGCTCATTCGCTCGTTTGGCGTCAAGCGCGTGATTCAGGTGTGTGCGCTCGTTGCCTTTGGCGGCATGGTGCTCGTCGTCATCGCGCCGGCCGCGCCCGTTGCTCTCATCGGCTTCGCGCTTGCCGGTGGCGGACTCTGTGTGATCGCGCCCTTGGCCTTTGCTGCGGCGGGCTCGCTCGATACAAGCGGGGTGGCGGTCGCGAGAGCAAACTCGTTCACCTACGTGGGCTTCTTGCTTGGCGCGGCGATCATCGGCCCGGTCGCCGACATGAGCTCGATGCGCATCGCATACCTCATCTCGGTGGTACTCGCGCTCGTCGTTGTTTTGAGCGCAAACAACATCGCAAGGCGAATCGCGCCGATTACCGACTAA
- a CDS encoding MaoC/PaaZ C-terminal domain-containing protein, protein MTLATIAQHVGETFFTSPWMTIDEQHLAQFAYSTYLDPDHADLTASKNNPLGSTLVDGFLLTSMLTMFHFNNSPVREPGIYGFNYGMDRVRFTHPVFVGEELRCVATLEKVDERPDGRVLVTTNNVIELKHTDKPAMVATWVTLFATLDGTSEA, encoded by the coding sequence ATGACCCTCGCTACCATCGCGCAGCACGTGGGCGAGACGTTCTTTACCTCTCCGTGGATGACGATTGACGAGCAACACCTCGCGCAGTTTGCTTACTCGACCTACCTCGATCCCGACCACGCTGATCTGACCGCGAGCAAGAACAATCCGCTCGGTAGTACCCTCGTCGATGGCTTCCTACTGACGAGCATGCTCACGATGTTCCACTTCAACAACAGCCCGGTGCGTGAGCCTGGTATCTATGGATTTAACTATGGGATGGATCGCGTTCGTTTTACGCACCCGGTTTTCGTCGGCGAAGAGCTGCGCTGCGTCGCAACGCTGGAGAAGGTTGACGAGCGACCAGACGGGCGTGTGCTCGTGACGACGAACAATGTTATTGAGCTCAAGCACACCGATAAGCCAGCCATGGTGGCAACGTGGGTGACCCTCTTTGCCACGCTCGACGGTACGAGCGAAGCGTAG
- a CDS encoding DUF2871 domain-containing protein — MISLVRTALIYMIVGVGSGLFYREFTKLNDFAEGEATQLGLVHTHLLTLGFLMFLIVLVLEKTFTLSQSPKLFTAFQWLYNAGLVLTAGMLTWHGSLTVLGEQSNSMIAGLAGLGHMLLTAGMIVFFVALMKAVRVAQNERAAELQR, encoded by the coding sequence ATGATTTCGCTCGTTCGCACCGCACTCATCTACATGATTGTCGGGGTTGGCTCGGGACTCTTTTACCGGGAGTTCACGAAGCTCAACGACTTCGCCGAGGGCGAGGCCACCCAGCTCGGGCTCGTACACACGCACCTGCTCACGCTCGGGTTTCTCATGTTTCTCATCGTGCTCGTACTCGAAAAAACCTTCACGCTCTCGCAAAGCCCGAAGCTCTTTACCGCGTTTCAGTGGCTCTACAACGCGGGCCTCGTGCTTACCGCTGGCATGCTCACCTGGCACGGGAGCCTCACGGTTCTTGGCGAGCAGTCGAACAGCATGATCGCAGGTCTCGCGGGGCTCGGGCACATGCTCCTCACGGCGGGCATGATCGTCTTCTTTGTCGCCCTCATGAAAGCGGTTCGAGTTGCCCAGAACGAGCGTGCAGCTGAGCTGCAGAGGTAG
- a CDS encoding class I adenylate-forming enzyme family protein, whose amino-acid sequence MTLSLPELTSYAEYLDHYARVQPEADAVWCDGVMLSYAQLHSRVETMAGQLYAAGLREGQRIAVLSTPRTEYLISLLAAMKLGAVWLGLNPRYTERELVHVVGDSKPSVILSLPSVDGEGLGELIGRVATQLNVERVFSLTGQDEAGVLATLPVPVPFTQVEPKPMSPATVVYTSGTSGAPKGAVLSHKGLVYASRVEAELFGTLRPRVPCNLPINHVACLADLTGTTLVAGGMLALFERFDPAEMLASIESLGITNLMNVPTVLHMIAMLPDFETRDLSQLKHVVWGGAAMPVESMRKYRDRGIELMSVYGMTETVASISITRRGANEEELAHTVGQLDGGMRVRLADESDEPVAHGEEGEVQVQHEGLFLEYFGQPEATKASYTDDGWFRTGDVGVLRADGNLVLVGRRSDMFKSGGYNIYPREIEQVIESFQGVALAAVIARADEKFGEVGVAYVTAQPGHSIDRDALETHCRGQLANYKVPKQFTIVRDLPLLPVGKVDKQALKRMARETQPESQAVTLNGE is encoded by the coding sequence GTGACACTGAGTTTGCCTGAACTCACGAGCTACGCCGAGTACCTCGATCATTACGCGAGGGTACAGCCAGAGGCTGACGCCGTGTGGTGCGACGGCGTGATGCTGAGCTATGCGCAGCTCCATTCCCGGGTCGAGACCATGGCTGGCCAGCTCTATGCTGCGGGCCTTCGTGAGGGGCAACGCATTGCGGTGCTCTCGACGCCGCGAACCGAGTATCTCATCTCGTTGCTCGCTGCCATGAAGCTTGGCGCAGTGTGGCTTGGGCTGAACCCGCGCTACACCGAGCGCGAACTCGTGCACGTCGTGGGCGATTCGAAGCCATCGGTGATCCTTTCGCTCCCGAGTGTCGATGGCGAGGGGCTCGGTGAGCTCATTGGGCGTGTCGCCACGCAACTGAACGTCGAGCGTGTATTCTCGCTCACCGGGCAGGACGAGGCCGGCGTACTCGCGACGCTACCCGTGCCAGTACCCTTTACTCAGGTGGAACCAAAACCGATGTCTCCCGCGACCGTCGTGTATACCTCGGGAACGAGTGGCGCACCGAAAGGGGCTGTGCTCAGCCACAAGGGTCTTGTCTATGCTTCTCGGGTTGAGGCCGAGCTCTTTGGCACGCTGCGCCCACGTGTGCCCTGCAACCTGCCGATTAACCACGTTGCTTGCCTCGCAGACCTCACGGGTACGACGCTCGTTGCGGGCGGTATGCTTGCACTCTTCGAACGCTTTGATCCGGCAGAAATGCTCGCGAGCATCGAATCGCTTGGCATTACCAATCTCATGAACGTGCCTACGGTGCTCCATATGATCGCCATGCTCCCTGACTTTGAGACCCGCGACCTTTCGCAACTCAAGCACGTTGTATGGGGTGGGGCGGCTATGCCTGTCGAGTCGATGCGCAAATACCGAGACCGTGGCATCGAACTCATGAGTGTCTATGGCATGACCGAGACCGTCGCCTCGATTTCGATTACTCGCAGGGGAGCGAATGAAGAGGAGCTCGCGCACACGGTCGGTCAGCTTGACGGCGGTATGCGTGTGAGACTTGCCGACGAGAGCGATGAGCCGGTCGCGCACGGTGAGGAGGGCGAAGTGCAGGTACAGCACGAGGGGCTCTTTCTCGAGTACTTCGGGCAGCCGGAGGCCACCAAAGCCTCGTACACCGATGACGGCTGGTTTCGCACGGGCGACGTTGGCGTGCTGCGCGCCGACGGTAACCTCGTGCTCGTCGGTCGCCGATCAGACATGTTCAAGTCTGGTGGCTACAACATTTACCCTCGAGAGATCGAACAGGTCATCGAGTCGTTTCAGGGGGTCGCGCTTGCCGCGGTGATCGCACGAGCCGACGAGAAGTTTGGCGAGGTTGGGGTGGCCTACGTGACCGCGCAACCTGGGCACAGCATCGATCGCGATGCGCTCGAGACGCACTGCCGCGGGCAGCTCGCGAACTATAAGGTTCCCAAGCAGTTCACGATCGTTCGTGATCTGCCGCTCTTGCCGGTCGGCAAAGTCGACAAGCAGGCGCTCAAGCGCATGGCGCGCGAAACCCAGCCTGAATCTCAGGCAGTAACGCTCAATGGAGAGTAG
- a CDS encoding DUF7218 family protein, producing the protein MAEPQLKDEELYERLREEGASKEKAARISNVAARDGRGAVGKRGGEAEDYEERTVPELRSRAKQLGLSGYSNLRKAELIRLLRSH; encoded by the coding sequence ATGGCTGAACCACAGCTCAAAGATGAAGAGCTCTACGAGCGCCTGCGCGAAGAGGGCGCTTCGAAAGAGAAGGCAGCTCGTATCTCAAACGTTGCAGCGCGTGACGGCAGAGGTGCCGTAGGCAAGCGGGGCGGCGAGGCCGAAGACTACGAAGAGCGCACTGTGCCCGAGCTGCGAAGCCGGGCGAAGCAGCTCGGGCTGAGCGGGTACTCGAACTTGCGCAAGGCCGAGCTCATACGCCTCTTGCGCAGCCACTAG
- a CDS encoding septum formation family protein has translation MNHVSPVRRTLLAGMTVAVTALALTGCSLLSEITGGPAAERDAETNEVVTEGKASAFSMNVGDCYNDPSSSGQISDVPAVPCGDAHQNEVVAIMMMDDGEWPGADAVSETADQMCFEKFEEFIGAPYETSDIDFFAIMPSEGSWKEMNDREVVCSVYDTTTETVTGSLKGVAR, from the coding sequence ATGAACCACGTTTCACCCGTACGTCGCACACTGCTTGCCGGTATGACGGTGGCGGTTACGGCGCTCGCGCTGACCGGCTGCTCGCTGCTTTCAGAGATCACCGGAGGCCCTGCTGCCGAACGTGACGCTGAAACGAATGAGGTCGTGACCGAGGGCAAAGCGTCTGCATTCAGCATGAACGTGGGTGACTGCTACAACGACCCCTCGTCTTCGGGGCAAATCTCTGACGTTCCCGCCGTGCCTTGCGGTGACGCTCACCAGAACGAGGTTGTCGCAATCATGATGATGGACGATGGCGAGTGGCCTGGCGCCGATGCGGTTTCAGAAACTGCAGACCAGATGTGCTTCGAGAAATTTGAAGAGTTCATCGGTGCTCCCTACGAAACTTCTGACATCGACTTCTTTGCGATTATGCCTTCAGAAGGCTCATGGAAAGAGATGAATGATCGTGAAGTAGTCTGCTCGGTCTACGATACGACCACAGAGACCGTAACCGGTTCGCTGAAGGGCGTTGCGCGCTAA
- the hrpB gene encoding ATP-dependent helicase HrpB — MHLFDLERIGSGLPVAQHEAALTAGLATASLVVTAPPGTGKTTFVPPLTANAVAGRGTTIVTQPRRVAVRAAAHRIASLDRSDVGETVGFTVRGERRVGPDTRIEVVTPGVLLRRLISDPALDGVAAVVLDEVHERSLDGDLLLGLIAEVRQLRDDLTVVAMSATLDAGQVAKVIEAEVVDIPSALHPLTVTHRPHSGPRLDHRGVTNDYLDHLARVAVAEHQAHGSDALVFVPGAREVEGVARRIEALQHESDVLMLHGQLGARHQDQAVRGRAPGERPRIVVSTALAESSLTVPGIHLVVDSGLSREVRRDAGRDMTGLVTVSASRSSAEQRAGRAARLGPGRAVRAFSEQEFAHMPAHAQPEILSADLTDAALLLAAWGSPDLPLITAPPTAALARAERTLLTLGLITETGDITPEGSRIALLPVGAREARALLAGAGLTGSPQRAAEVIAAIAGGHREASTDAGKLLRDLRSGAHPGARSWKREVRRLEAIAREHPAPAPGGASPDADTEVAAIIALARPEWVARRTAPHSRSYLFASGSRAALPENSPLREHEWIAVHEVQRAEGRVADGTGAVIRLAAPLTEQLALTLSAALLAEQRKATIDDGRVRVREERLLGAIRLSSQPVKATAADTAGALLSHVTENGLQVLDWSEDAKALRGRLAILHRELGSPWPAVDEASLLHSATEWLMPDLEALTPGASLTSIDIEAALRRLLPWPEAAQLDALAPAALAVPSGSRVRIDYPLDDGPPVVAVKLQELFGLERSPRLVGGRVAILFHLLSPARKPLAVTDDLSSFWNGPYQDVRKEMRGRYPKHPWPEDPWSAEATKRTKRADAARRGH, encoded by the coding sequence GTGCATCTTTTTGACCTCGAACGCATCGGCTCAGGGCTTCCCGTAGCCCAGCACGAAGCTGCCCTCACCGCGGGGCTCGCGACCGCCTCGCTCGTGGTCACCGCACCGCCAGGAACCGGCAAAACCACCTTCGTTCCTCCGCTCACGGCAAACGCGGTTGCGGGGCGCGGTACGACCATCGTTACCCAGCCACGCCGAGTCGCGGTGCGTGCCGCCGCGCACCGCATCGCGTCGCTTGATCGCAGCGATGTCGGCGAGACCGTGGGCTTCACCGTACGGGGCGAGCGTCGCGTCGGGCCAGATACCCGCATCGAGGTCGTTACCCCCGGCGTGCTCCTGCGGCGCCTCATCAGTGACCCAGCACTCGATGGCGTCGCCGCCGTGGTGCTCGATGAGGTGCATGAGCGCTCACTCGACGGCGATCTCTTGCTGGGCCTGATCGCCGAGGTGCGACAGTTGCGTGACGATCTCACGGTCGTCGCAATGTCGGCCACGCTCGATGCCGGGCAGGTCGCCAAGGTCATCGAGGCCGAGGTTGTCGATATTCCCTCGGCGCTTCACCCCCTGACGGTCACGCACCGCCCACACTCAGGCCCGAGACTCGACCACCGTGGCGTCACGAACGACTACCTCGACCACCTCGCGCGCGTCGCCGTCGCAGAGCATCAAGCCCATGGCTCTGACGCCCTCGTGTTCGTTCCCGGAGCCCGCGAGGTTGAGGGCGTCGCGCGGCGCATCGAGGCCCTTCAGCACGAGAGTGACGTGCTCATGCTGCACGGTCAGCTCGGTGCACGGCACCAAGACCAGGCCGTTCGCGGCCGCGCACCAGGAGAGCGCCCTCGTATCGTCGTGAGCACAGCGCTCGCCGAGAGCTCGCTGACGGTGCCAGGCATTCACCTCGTTGTCGACTCTGGTCTCTCTCGAGAGGTGCGGCGCGACGCGGGCCGCGACATGACGGGTCTTGTGACCGTGAGCGCCTCTCGTTCGAGCGCCGAGCAACGTGCGGGCCGTGCCGCCCGCCTCGGGCCCGGCCGCGCGGTACGGGCGTTCTCAGAGCAAGAATTCGCACACATGCCCGCCCACGCTCAACCCGAGATACTCTCGGCCGATCTCACCGACGCTGCGCTGCTGCTCGCAGCCTGGGGTTCGCCAGACCTTCCACTCATCACGGCCCCACCGACCGCGGCGCTCGCCAGGGCCGAGCGTACGCTCCTGACACTCGGGCTCATCACCGAGACGGGCGATATCACCCCAGAGGGCTCCCGAATCGCCCTCCTTCCCGTTGGAGCGCGTGAGGCCCGGGCCCTGCTCGCGGGGGCCGGTCTCACCGGGTCGCCGCAGCGCGCCGCAGAGGTCATCGCAGCGATCGCGGGTGGGCACCGAGAGGCGAGCACCGACGCGGGCAAGCTGCTGCGCGACCTCCGCTCTGGCGCACACCCGGGCGCCCGAAGCTGGAAACGCGAGGTGCGCAGGCTCGAAGCCATCGCACGTGAACACCCTGCGCCCGCCCCCGGCGGCGCCAGCCCAGACGCCGATACTGAGGTCGCGGCAATCATCGCCCTCGCGCGGCCCGAGTGGGTCGCGCGGCGCACAGCACCCCACTCCCGCAGCTACCTTTTCGCGAGCGGATCGCGCGCCGCGCTTCCCGAGAACTCGCCGCTTCGCGAACACGAGTGGATCGCAGTGCACGAGGTCCAACGAGCCGAAGGCCGCGTGGCCGATGGCACCGGGGCCGTGATTCGCCTCGCGGCGCCACTCACCGAGCAACTCGCATTAACTCTCTCGGCCGCACTCCTCGCCGAGCAGCGCAAGGCGACAATCGATGATGGGCGAGTACGGGTGCGGGAGGAGCGGTTGCTCGGCGCGATCCGCCTCTCATCGCAACCGGTGAAGGCAACCGCCGCCGACACGGCTGGCGCTCTCCTCTCGCACGTGACCGAAAACGGGCTGCAGGTGCTCGACTGGAGCGAAGACGCGAAGGCACTTCGCGGCAGGCTCGCGATTCTGCACCGCGAGCTCGGCAGCCCCTGGCCCGCAGTCGACGAGGCCTCGCTCTTACACTCGGCGACCGAGTGGCTCATGCCCGACCTCGAGGCTCTGACCCCCGGCGCATCGCTCACCTCGATCGACATCGAAGCCGCGCTTCGCAGGCTCCTGCCATGGCCAGAAGCCGCACAGCTCGACGCGCTCGCTCCCGCCGCGCTCGCCGTTCCGTCTGGCTCGCGCGTGCGCATCGACTATCCGTTGGACGACGGGCCTCCGGTCGTCGCCGTCAAACTGCAAGAGCTCTTTGGCCTTGAGCGTTCACCCAGGCTCGTCGGCGGGCGGGTGGCGATTCTCTTTCACCTGCTCTCACCAGCGCGCAAGCCGCTCGCGGTGACCGACGACCTCTCGTCGTTCTGGAACGGACCGTACCAGGACGTGCGCAAAGAGATGCGCGGGCGCTACCCGAAGCACCCCTGGCCCGAAGACCCGTGGAGCGCCGAGGCAACGAAACGTACCAAGCGAGCCGATGCTGCCAGGCGCGGTCATTAG
- a CDS encoding LysE family translocator: MTVETLLALAVYAFVTSITPGPNNLMLLSSGMTHGIARTLPHLAGITIGFGVMVWAVGVGLAGVFIAFPPAYSIVKILGAVYLVWLAVKIARSGAPAEGRAGAKPLSFLGAAAFQWVNPKTWVMAVGAIANFAPGEPSIARITLIALVYAAVNAPCVSVWAMFGALLRRWFSSPRALRAINVGMSILLLVSLVPMLGASI; this comes from the coding sequence ATGACCGTCGAAACCTTACTCGCGCTTGCCGTATACGCCTTCGTCACCTCGATCACGCCAGGACCCAATAACCTCATGCTGCTCTCATCGGGCATGACCCACGGCATCGCACGCACCCTGCCCCACCTCGCGGGTATCACCATTGGTTTCGGCGTCATGGTGTGGGCCGTGGGCGTTGGGCTCGCTGGGGTATTCATCGCGTTCCCTCCCGCCTACTCCATCGTCAAAATCCTGGGCGCGGTCTACTTGGTGTGGCTCGCGGTCAAGATCGCCCGTTCGGGAGCTCCCGCTGAGGGCAGAGCCGGCGCAAAGCCCCTCTCGTTTCTCGGCGCCGCTGCGTTCCAGTGGGTAAACCCCAAAACCTGGGTCATGGCCGTCGGCGCGATCGCAAACTTCGCTCCGGGCGAGCCGAGCATCGCCCGCATTACGCTCATCGCACTCGTGTACGCGGCGGTCAACGCACCCTGCGTGAGTGTCTGGGCTATGTTCGGAGCGCTCTTGCGCAGGTGGTTCAGCTCGCCCCGAGCGCTTCGGGCGATCAACGTCGGAATGTCCATCCTGTTGTTGGTGTCGCTCGTGCCCATGCTGGGCGCCTCGATCTAG